A segment of the Homoserinimonas aerilata genome:
CGGTCCTCGGCCTCCTCGACCTCTCGCCGCTGAGCGGCTACGACCTCAAGAAGGCATTCGACGGCACAGTCGCGCACTTCTGGTCAGCCGACCAGGCGCAGATCTACCGCACCCTGACCGCGCTCGTCGATGCCGAGCTCGCCGCCATCGAGGTCATCGAAGGCGACGGGCGACCGAGCCGCAAGGTGCACCACGTCACCGAGGCGGGCCGCGCCGAGCTCGACCGCTGGTTGCAGGCCGACCCAGAGCCGGCGGTCGCCCGCAACGGCTTTCTCGCCAAGGTCTTCTTCTCGCCACGCCTCGACGATGACGGGGTGCGCCGGATGCTGGCTGCGCGTCGTACCGCAGTCGAGGGGTCGCTGGGGATGCTCACCGCGCTCTCCGAGGAGGAGGGCGAACCGTCGAGCCGAGAGGAGCGCCTGCGCCTGGCGACCCTCCGCAACGGGATCGCGCACGGCAGGGCCGAACTGGGCTGGCTTGACGAGATCGAGAAGGAACTCTCCTGATGCATGTCCTCGAAGCGCATGACGATGCCGACACGAGCACACTCTTCCTGCACGGCGGCAATGTCGCCGGCTGGATGTGGACGGAACAGGTCAGCGGCCTGCCCGAGCATCACTGTCTGGTTCCCGACCTGCCCGGCTTCGGGGCATCCGCCGACCTCGACTGGACTTCGCTCGCCGACGTCGCCGACCGGCTCGCCGAGCTCGTGCGGCGGCGGGCGCGCGGCGGGAGGGCGCACATCGTGGGGCTCTCCCTGGGCGCGGTGATCGGCACGGTGCTCACGGCACGGCATCCGGATGTCGTGCGCTCGGCCATGCTCACGGGGGCGACCCTGACCGGGGTCACCGGGG
Coding sequences within it:
- a CDS encoding PadR family transcriptional regulator — its product is MSLKHAVLGLLDLSPLSGYDLKKAFDGTVAHFWSADQAQIYRTLTALVDAELAAIEVIEGDGRPSRKVHHVTEAGRAELDRWLQADPEPAVARNGFLAKVFFSPRLDDDGVRRMLAARRTAVEGSLGMLTALSEEEGEPSSREERLRLATLRNGIAHGRAELGWLDEIEKELS